A window of the Nitrospirota bacterium genome harbors these coding sequences:
- a CDS encoding inositol-3-phosphate synthase, whose protein sequence is MGKIRVAIAGVGNCASSLIQGVEYYKSLGEHHSDSSLGLMHYNLGGYSPEDIIFVAAFDIDKRKVDKPLAEAIFAQPNCTKTITRNIPDFPVKVMMGQVLDGVSVHMEEYPENRRFIVAKKRAVDVVKVLKKSGADILLNYLPVGSEKATAFYAEACLKAGVSFINCIPVFIASSKEWIKRFEKKNIPIIGDDIKSQIGATIIHRTLTKLFEDRGVKLDNTYQLNVGGNTDFLNMLNRHRLISKKISKTEAVQSQLQIPLQNEHIHIGPSDYIPWLHDNKVCFLRMEGRIFGNIPIHAELRLSVEDSPNSGGVVIDAIRCCKIARDRGIGGVLISPSAYFMKHPITQFPDDKARDMVEAFINGKIER, encoded by the coding sequence ATGGGAAAAATTAGAGTTGCAATTGCTGGAGTTGGAAATTGTGCAAGTTCTTTGATTCAGGGTGTTGAATATTATAAGTCTCTTGGAGAACATCATTCAGACAGCTCGCTCGGTCTAATGCATTATAATCTTGGCGGTTATAGCCCTGAAGATATAATTTTTGTAGCTGCATTTGATATTGACAAGAGGAAAGTCGATAAACCACTCGCTGAAGCCATTTTCGCACAACCAAATTGCACAAAAACAATTACACGAAATATACCTGATTTTCCGGTAAAGGTTATGATGGGACAGGTATTAGATGGTGTATCTGTTCATATGGAAGAATATCCAGAAAACAGGCGCTTTATTGTTGCAAAAAAAAGAGCTGTTGATGTTGTAAAAGTTCTAAAAAAGAGTGGAGCAGATATTCTTCTAAATTACTTACCTGTTGGCTCTGAAAAAGCTACAGCTTTTTATGCCGAGGCCTGCCTGAAAGCAGGTGTGAGCTTTATAAATTGCATTCCTGTTTTTATAGCATCGAGCAAGGAATGGATCAAGCGTTTTGAGAAAAAGAACATACCAATTATTGGAGATGACATTAAGAGTCAGATAGGCGCAACAATTATACACCGAACCCTTACAAAGCTTTTTGAAGATAGAGGGGTTAAACTTGATAATACATATCAATTAAATGTTGGTGGTAATACAGATTTCCTTAACATGCTGAACAGGCACCGATTGATATCGAAAAAGATTTCTAAGACAGAGGCTGTTCAGTCACAACTTCAGATTCCTCTTCAGAATGAACATATTCATATTGGACCTTCCGATTATATACCCTGGCTTCATGACAACAAGGTCTGTTTTTTAAGAATGGAAGGAAGAATATTTGGTAATATACCGATTCATGCAGAATTACGTCTCTCTGTTGAAGACTCGCCTAATAGCGGCGGAGTCGTTATAGATGCAATCCGTTGTTGCAAGATTGCAAGAGACAGAGGTATAGGAGGTGTCCTTATATCTCCTTCAGCATATTTTATGAAACATCCCATTACCCAGTTCCCTGATGATAAAGCAAGAGATATGGTGGAAGCTTTCATAAACGGGAAAATAGAGAGGTAA
- a CDS encoding phosphotransacetylase family protein: MVSLYIGSTGGYTGKSLVSMGIGSKFIKDGFRVGYIKPVGILPVKINNILTDNDAWRIYRALELKDPLSEICPVVLTQELAVNSYLRDVKGLLTKIVKSYNLLIKNKDIMIIGGYGSIYTGSYLGVQGLKIIKRLNAKVIVVVKYEGEYIVDYILQAQKDLGKRLLGVILNRVTPELKQSAEEYALPFLRRKGIDILGTLPYDSVVGSVTVEELNEILGGKVLCCHEKLGNRVEHFLIGAMQVDKAIEYFKKTRNYAVIVGGDRADIQLSAIESGSVCLVLTGELYPSEIIIAKAEQKDIPIVVVREDTYSIAKKLEKLSVRIRLRDVAKVNRGMRLVAENIDFKLLYDKLGIKLMQ; the protein is encoded by the coding sequence ATGGTTTCTTTATATATCGGTTCTACAGGAGGATATACTGGTAAAAGTCTTGTATCCATGGGAATTGGTAGCAAATTTATTAAAGATGGATTCAGGGTTGGATATATAAAGCCAGTAGGCATACTGCCTGTAAAGATTAACAATATTCTTACTGATAATGATGCATGGCGTATTTACAGGGCACTTGAATTAAAAGACCCTTTATCCGAAATATGTCCTGTAGTTTTAACTCAGGAACTCGCTGTTAATAGTTATTTAAGGGATGTGAAAGGTCTTCTAACAAAAATAGTAAAATCATATAATTTACTAATAAAAAACAAAGATATCATGATAATCGGAGGATATGGAAGTATATATACCGGCAGTTACCTTGGTGTTCAGGGATTGAAGATAATAAAACGTTTGAATGCAAAAGTTATTGTGGTGGTTAAATATGAAGGTGAATACATTGTTGATTATATACTTCAGGCTCAGAAAGACCTCGGAAAAAGACTTCTCGGAGTTATACTAAACAGAGTGACACCAGAGTTGAAGCAGAGCGCAGAGGAATATGCATTACCTTTTTTAAGAAGAAAAGGGATTGATATTCTTGGAACCCTTCCATATGATTCAGTGGTTGGATCGGTTACAGTAGAGGAATTAAATGAAATCCTTGGAGGAAAAGTTTTATGTTGCCACGAAAAGCTCGGCAATCGCGTAGAGCATTTTTTAATTGGAGCTATGCAGGTTGATAAAGCAATAGAGTATTTCAAAAAGACAAGGAATTATGCAGTTATAGTTGGTGGAGATAGAGCTGATATCCAACTATCAGCCATAGAGTCAGGCTCTGTATGTCTTGTTCTAACTGGAGAATTATATCCAAGTGAAATCATTATAGCCAAAGCAGAACAGAAAGATATACCTATTGTCGTAGTACGTGAAGATACATATAGTATTGCTAAAAAATTAGAGAAACTATCAGTACGTATACGTCTTAGAGATGTAGCAAAAGTAAATCGTGGCATGAGACTGGTTGCTGAAAATATTGACTTTAAGCTCCTTTATGATAAGCTCGGGATCAAGTTGATGCAATAA